GGTGCAGAAGAAAATCTGAAAAAGGCATGGGTACCGCTGTGGGTTAAGCAGACAACGGACAAAGATGCGGCCAATGCCGATTTGGTCGCCAAAGGTGGCCGTTGGCTGGAGGCTGATACTGAAGCCTTCAAGATTTCGGAATTAATTTGCAATGAAGGTGGGCGCGCGAGTCAGGTGAAGGAACAAATGGGCGATCTCTTTTCCATGCCTGCACAGCCTGAGTTGTTTACTGAGACTGAGCCTGGCCCTGAGATTGAACCTGAGCATAAAAAGGAAGCTGTTGAGTCAGAGACCGAAAGTATCGTTAACGAAAATCAGGCAAACATTGTTGTAAACTCAGGGAAAACTGCCGAAAGCGACGCTGCCCCATCAGGTCCTATCGATTTTTATCAGCTGTTTACCTCCGAGCTGCAGCGCTTGGCAGAGAAGCCAGTTACTGTCGAAGAATTAATTGAAAGCACTCAGCTTAATAAATCTCAGTTAACTGAATGGCTGAAACGAGCTGTTGATGATGAGCAAGTAAAGAAGATCAATCGCCCTGTACGCTATCAAGTTAAGAACAAGAAATAGAGGGAGTTACTCATGGCCATGACAGAAGAAACCCTGGTTCAGGAAGTCACCGCAGACTACTTGCTGAATCAGTTGCAGTGGGATGAATCTGTTCTTGGCATGTATGAAAAGCTGGGTAAGGAAGGTGATTTAGGTCGGCTGTCAGAGCAAGAGGTGGTGTTAACCCGCCATTTGGGTGAGAAGCTGGTTGAGCTAAATCCTGGCTTGCCGGATGTCGCCTACCAGGAGGCATTGCGCGTGGTTTGTGAGATGCCAGCATCCACCAATATTGCTGCCGTGAATAAGGAGAAATATTCTCTTCATAAAAATGGCGTGGAAGTGAGCTTCCACAACGACAAAGGTGAGCGGGTAAAGAAGCGTCTTCGCCTGTTTGATTTTGATAATTACGAAAATAATCACTTTTTACTGGTCAGAGAGCTTTGGATTAAAGGTGATATTTATCGGCGCCGGGCAGACCTTGTCGGCTTTGTGAATGGCATTCCGCTGCTGTTTATGGAGGTGAAAAACGTTCACAAGGATATTCGTGCGGCCTATGAGCAAAATCTTGCCGATTACAAAGACACCGTCCCGCACCTGTTTTATCACAACGCCTTTATTATTTTGGGCAATGGCATTGACGCCAAGATTGGCTCCGTTTCCAGTAAATTTGAGCATTTCAATGATTGGAAGCGATTGAAAGAGAATGAGCCAGGTGTGGTTGATATGGAGACCTTGCTGAAGGGAACCTGTTCCAAAACTAACCTTATGGACATCTTTGAAAACTTCACCCTGTTTGACCAGAGCTCTGGCCGCTTGGCGAAAATCGTTGCCCGCAATCACCAATACCTTGGTGTTATCCGTGCAATTGATGCCGTTGTGAATCGAGGTGAGCGTTTGGGTAAGTTGGGGGTTTTCTGGCACACCCAGGGTTCTGGCAAGTCTTATTCGATTGTATTTTTCGCCCAGATGGTGCATCGAAAGCTGGGTGGCAACTATACCTTCATGGTTTTGACTGACCGGGAAGACCTGGATTCACAGATTTATAAAACCTTTGCAGGCTGTGGCTTAGTCGATAACGATAAAGACCCGTGCCGAGCGGGTAGCGGTAAAGACCTCAAAGCACTGATCGGCCAGCAAAAAGCCTTTGTGTTCACCCTCATTCAAAAATTTAATGAAAAGGTAGACCCTGAAAAACCTTATTCCGAGCGCGACGACATTATCGTCATCACCGACGAAGCTCACCGCACGCAATATGGCACTTTGTCGTTAAACATGCGCAACGCCTTGCCCAATGCCAGTTTTATCGGCTTCACCGGAACGCCATTATTTAAAGATGATGAGATAACCAAGAAGGTTTTTGGTGATTACATCTCTACCTATGACTTTCAGCGGGCTGTCGAGGATAAGGCGACAGTGCCGTTGTACTACGATGCCCGTGGTGAAGAGTTGGTATTTACCGATGAAGATGGCAACGAGCACACGGTTGCCGACCCCAAAGGCATCAATGAGCGCATAGCGGAAAAGCTGGATGAGTTGGAAATTGAGGATGTAGACGTTCAACAAAGGTTGGAGCGAGAGCTGAAGCGTGATTATCACATTATCACTGCAACCAGCCGACTGGATCAGATAGCACGTGACTTTGTGACTCATTATGCCAACGCTTGGGAAACCGGCAAGGCGATGTTTGTGTGCCTCGACAAGATCACTTGTGTACGGATGCACAAATTGATCAATTTTTACTGGCAACAGGAAATTAAAACCAAAGAAAAAGCACTTTTGTCGGCTACGGATGAGCAGGATCTAGCTTGGCGAGAGCGGCAATTGGCGTGGATGAAAGAAACGCTGATGGCGGTTGTGGTCAGTGAAGAACAAGGTGAAGTCGCCAAGTTCGAAAAATGGGGGCTGGATATCAAGCCTCACCGCCAGTTGCTTAAAGCAGGATTTGAACTGGCTGATGGCTCTCGACTTGACATGGAAGAAGCCTTTAAATCCAGTGAGCACCCATTCAGAGTGGCTGTCGTGTGTGCCATGTGGTTAACCGGGTTTGATGTGCCAACACTTTCCACCCTTTATTTGGACAAGCCGTTGAAGGCGCATACCTTGATGCAAGCCATTGCCAGGGCAAATCGCGTAGCGGAAGGAAAGAACAACGGGCTGATAGTGGATTACTGCGGGATACTGAAAAACCTGCGTAAAGCCTTGGCGACCTTCGCCGGTGCTGGCGACGAGGGTCATGGCGGAGGTGAGGGCGAAAATGAACCCGCCAAGCCCAATGAAGAGTTGTTGGAAAGCCTGAACGAGTCGATCAGTTTTGTTGCCGAGTTTTTACGAAAGCATGATTTTGAACTAAGCCGGATTATTACAGAAACAGGTTTTGCTAAAAATGCAGCGATTGCTCAAGCCAAGGAAATCATCAATCAAAATGACGAAACACGGAAACGTTTCGAGGTAATGGCCAGAGAGGTGTTCAACAAGTTTAAAGCCTGCATTAACGTGCCTGGCGTTAATGGCTATCGTGATATGCGCGATGCAATCAACGTACTCTATAAGAGTTTGCAGGCAGATAAAGAGAAAGCCGACATCTCCGATATTATGAAAGAGCTGTACGAAATTGTCGACGCTAGTATCGATACCACACATAAAGTCAAAGAGCCGAAACCGGATGGTGATCGAATTTACGATATCAGCAAGATCGATTTTGAACGACTCCGCCAAGAGTTTTCTAGATCAGAGCGAAAGAATACTACAGTGCAATCGCTCAAGAATGCGGTTGAGAAGAAGCTAGCCCGGCTCATGATGGAGAACCCGTTACGTACTGATTATCAAGAGCACTACGAAAAATTGGTTAAGGAATATAACCAGGAAAAGGATCGCGTTGTTATTGAAAAAACTTTTGAGGCACTGTTAAAACTGAATGAAGAGCTTTCTCATGAAGAGAAGCGCGCAATTAGGGAAGGCTTGGACGAGGAGTCTTTGGTATTGTTTGATCTCCTTAGTAAGCCGAATTTGCAGCCAAAAGAGATTGCCAAGATCAAACAAGTCGCCACTACGTTGTTGGCGACGCTAAAGGCAGAGCGGCTGAAAGTTGCGAACTGGCAGCAAAAAGAATCGACGCGTGACGCGGTTAAGCAGCAGATATTCGATTTTCTCTACGATGAAAGAACAGGGTTGCCCGTTGAGCAATATGAAGAGGATGAGATTTCAGATATCACTGAAAGAGTTTTTCTTCATATTTATAGAGCTTATCCGAAGCTTCCATCGCCTATTTATGGTTAGTATGTTTAATGCACCGAATGAAGTTGAACTAACCTTAGTGTGATTTTGATAT
The sequence above is a segment of the Arenicella chitinivorans genome. Coding sequences within it:
- a CDS encoding type I restriction endonuclease subunit R, whose translation is MAMTEETLVQEVTADYLLNQLQWDESVLGMYEKLGKEGDLGRLSEQEVVLTRHLGEKLVELNPGLPDVAYQEALRVVCEMPASTNIAAVNKEKYSLHKNGVEVSFHNDKGERVKKRLRLFDFDNYENNHFLLVRELWIKGDIYRRRADLVGFVNGIPLLFMEVKNVHKDIRAAYEQNLADYKDTVPHLFYHNAFIILGNGIDAKIGSVSSKFEHFNDWKRLKENEPGVVDMETLLKGTCSKTNLMDIFENFTLFDQSSGRLAKIVARNHQYLGVIRAIDAVVNRGERLGKLGVFWHTQGSGKSYSIVFFAQMVHRKLGGNYTFMVLTDREDLDSQIYKTFAGCGLVDNDKDPCRAGSGKDLKALIGQQKAFVFTLIQKFNEKVDPEKPYSERDDIIVITDEAHRTQYGTLSLNMRNALPNASFIGFTGTPLFKDDEITKKVFGDYISTYDFQRAVEDKATVPLYYDARGEELVFTDEDGNEHTVADPKGINERIAEKLDELEIEDVDVQQRLERELKRDYHIITATSRLDQIARDFVTHYANAWETGKAMFVCLDKITCVRMHKLINFYWQQEIKTKEKALLSATDEQDLAWRERQLAWMKETLMAVVVSEEQGEVAKFEKWGLDIKPHRQLLKAGFELADGSRLDMEEAFKSSEHPFRVAVVCAMWLTGFDVPTLSTLYLDKPLKAHTLMQAIARANRVAEGKNNGLIVDYCGILKNLRKALATFAGAGDEGHGGGEGENEPAKPNEELLESLNESISFVAEFLRKHDFELSRIITETGFAKNAAIAQAKEIINQNDETRKRFEVMAREVFNKFKACINVPGVNGYRDMRDAINVLYKSLQADKEKADISDIMKELYEIVDASIDTTHKVKEPKPDGDRIYDISKIDFERLRQEFSRSERKNTTVQSLKNAVEKKLARLMMENPLRTDYQEHYEKLVKEYNQEKDRVVIEKTFEALLKLNEELSHEEKRAIREGLDEESLVLFDLLSKPNLQPKEIAKIKQVATTLLATLKAERLKVANWQQKESTRDAVKQQIFDFLYDERTGLPVEQYEEDEISDITERVFLHIYRAYPKLPSPIYG